The sequence GTGGATAACTTGTGGACAAGAACCGGTCGGCCAGCCGGGGTGGGAAGCGCCGCGTGAACGCGGCGGGCCCGGGACGGCCGACGGGGAGGACGGCGGCGTCCGGGAACAGAGGCGAGGGGGTGGCACGACGGTGACGGATACAACCGACCTCGCCGCGGTGTGGACGGCAACGACCGACGAGTTGGCCGACGAGATCGTCTCTGCCCAGCAGCGGGCCTATCTGCGACTGACCCGCCTCCGCGCCATCGTCGAGGACACCGCGCTCGTCTCCGTCCCGGACGCCTTCACCCGAGATGTCATCGAGTCCCGGCTCCGCCCGGCGATCACCGAGGCCCTCACCCGCCGGCTGGGGCGCCCCATCCAGGTGGCGGTCACGGTGCGAGCACCGGAAGACGCCCCCGGCCGCCCGGCCGGCACCATCTACCACAGCGCCCCGAGCCCGGAGACCGGCGCGTTGCCCGGCGACACCACCGACCGCGCCGCGGGAGGGGGCCCGGACGACGGCGTGGACCACAGGTTCCCGCTGATCCCCGGGCAGGCCCAACCGGAGCGCCGCACTGCGGCGCCCGCTGGTTCGTACGGCGAGCAGACGACGCCGATGTCCCGGGACAGCCAGGAGCCGTTGTTCAGCTCCGCCTTCGCCGGGCCGCCCCGAGGCGAGCGTCACGATGTTGACGAGCAGGCCCGGCTGGGCCCACCGGTGACCGAACGCCCGTTCGAGGCCCACTACCGAGCAGAGGGGGCGGACCAGCACGGGGGGCGGGCCCTGCCCCGGGAACTCGGCACCGACAGCGGGCCGGGGAGGGTGGACCACCGACCGGGTGGCCGCGAGGACCGTCGGCCACCGGCACCCGCCGACGGCGGCGGCAACCGGCTCAACCCGAAGTACATGTTCGAGACGTTCGTTATCGGTTCGTCGAACCGATTCGCCCACGCGGCTTCGGTGGCGGTCGCCGAGTCACCGGCGAAGGCGTACAACCCGCTGTTCATCTACGGCAGCTCAGGGCTGGGCAAGACGCACTTGCTGCACGCGATCGGCCACTACGCCACGACGCTCGGCAACGCCAACTCGGTCCGGTACGTCTCGACCGAGGAGTTCACCAACGACTTCATCAACTCGCTGCGCGACGACAAGACCAGCGCCTTCCAGCGCCGGTACCGGGACGTCGACATCCTCCTGATCGACGACATCCAGTTCCTGGAGAACCGGGAGCGGACGCAGGAGGAGTTCTTCCACACCTTCAACACACTGCACAACGCCAACAAGCAGATCGTGATCACCTCCGACCGGTCGCCGAAGCAGCTGGCGACTCTGGAGGACCGGCTGCGGACCCGGTTCGAATGGGGCCTACTCGCCGACATCCAGCCGCCAGACCTGGAGACCCGGATCGCGATCCTCCAGAAGAAAGCCGCCCAGGAACGGCTGTTCGCCCCGCCGGACGTACTGGAGTTCATTGCGTCCCGAGTGTCGAACTCCATCCGAGAACTTGAGGGTGCGCTGATCCGGGTCACCGCGTTCGCCAGCCTCACCCGGTCATCGGTGGAGTTGTCGCTGGCCGAGGAGGTGCTGCGGGACTTCATTCCGGACGGCACCGGGCCAGAGATCACCGCCGACCAGATCATGGTTGCCACCGCCGACTACTTCGGGGTGAGTCTGGAGGACCTGCGCGGGCACTCCCGCTCGCGGGTGCTCGTCAACGCCCGCCAGGTCGCCATGTACCTGTGCCGGGAGCTCACCGACCTGTCGCTGCCCCGAATCGGACAGGCGTTCGGGGGCCGCGACCACACCACGGTCATGCACGCCGACCGCAAGATCCGTCAGCAGATGGCCGAGCGCCGGTCGCTCTACAACCAGATCGCCGAGCTGACCAACCGGATCAAGCAGAACACCTGAGCCGTACGCCGCACCGCTGAACCGGCGCCGCAGTGGCGTACGCGGTGCTCCACACCCCACCGGACCGGAAAGAGGGGCGCCGGATCGGGGTGGTGGGCCGGATGCGGGTGTCTGGTCGTCGCCAAGAAGTCC comes from Salinispora tropica CNB-440 and encodes:
- the dnaA gene encoding chromosomal replication initiator protein DnaA, which encodes MTDTTDLAAVWTATTDELADEIVSAQQRAYLRLTRLRAIVEDTALVSVPDAFTRDVIESRLRPAITEALTRRLGRPIQVAVTVRAPEDAPGRPAGTIYHSAPSPETGALPGDTTDRAAGGGPDDGVDHRFPLIPGQAQPERRTAAPAGSYGEQTTPMSRDSQEPLFSSAFAGPPRGERHDVDEQARLGPPVTERPFEAHYRAEGADQHGGRALPRELGTDSGPGRVDHRPGGREDRRPPAPADGGGNRLNPKYMFETFVIGSSNRFAHAASVAVAESPAKAYNPLFIYGSSGLGKTHLLHAIGHYATTLGNANSVRYVSTEEFTNDFINSLRDDKTSAFQRRYRDVDILLIDDIQFLENRERTQEEFFHTFNTLHNANKQIVITSDRSPKQLATLEDRLRTRFEWGLLADIQPPDLETRIAILQKKAAQERLFAPPDVLEFIASRVSNSIRELEGALIRVTAFASLTRSSVELSLAEEVLRDFIPDGTGPEITADQIMVATADYFGVSLEDLRGHSRSRVLVNARQVAMYLCRELTDLSLPRIGQAFGGRDHTTVMHADRKIRQQMAERRSLYNQIAELTNRIKQNT